A stretch of DNA from Leopardus geoffroyi isolate Oge1 chromosome B3, O.geoffroyi_Oge1_pat1.0, whole genome shotgun sequence:
CAGTAAAGGAGAGGTGCCATGCTGGCTTCCCACAAAGACGCAGACATCATCGTGTAGCCCAGGAGGCCTGGTGGTGCCCTGGAGAGTGTGGAGAGGGGGCTGGCACTTGGGACTGGGAACTTCTAGAGGGCTAAGCTCAACCTGTGTACTAACACCAGGTTGGTgggcctggcagggagggagagaaggggagccCACATGGTTCGCATCCACCTAAACGTAGTGACAGAATGAAGCTGCCCAAACAAGGCAGCAATCTCCCCTTCCTTAGAGCCCCCATCTGCCTAGGGGCCCAGCGGAGAAGTGGCTACTCTGGTGTGTCTTAACCCAGAAGGGGTGGTATGGGAAAGGAGAGGGTGATGGGGAAGCTTGGTGCCAGGGTGACCGGTGTCTTTTGGTTTCTGCCTCCAGGCCCTCCATTTAGCCACTGAGCAGCCACTCTGAGCTGGACACTGGGCTGGGAGGCTGAGAGTACACAAATGACGCACAGTCCTGGTTCCTGGACTCCCAGTCCCTGGGTCCTTGCCTCTGGCCATCCTCCACTCCCTTACCCACTGACCCCTCAGCCCACTTCTCTGAACGCCTGTCTCTTTTGCTCCTCTGACTCCAGTCTGTTCAGGTCTTAGCCAGACTCCGCAGTGTGTGTGCTCCCAGAGGGAAGCCACACAAAggaaggggggggtgggcagaaaggaGGGAATCCCGCTGACATCACTGCTCATTAGCATGTGTGACCTCATCAGGGGGCGGGACAACTTCCCCAGGTGTTGGGGGGGGGAATAGGGGTGGTATTTAAGGGAAAAGCTGACAGTGCTGCTGAGTGAGGGAGCGGGGACTGCAAGCGGCTGGGCTGCACACGCACACGGATGCACACGGACCTCGACACGGAcatggacacagacacagaaaccaCAGCACTCTGCCCCTCCGGCAGCCACCAGGCCTCCCCCCCCGGGACGCCCATACCAGGTGAGGGCTGAGCTGGGCAGGTTTCCAGCAGAAACCACGGGGGGTGGGAGCTGAAGCTCTGGTGGGGAGGTCAGAACTGGCGGCCGACGGAGCTTGAACCCAAACAGCAACTCGGGAAGTGGAGAAGCCTCCCACTCACACCAGGActgaggctgggctgggctgggggctgcggAGTGCTGCctaaacacccccaccccccatcactcCGGGGCTTCGCTGGGGAAACTGGTGCTTAGCCCCTAGGTCAGCCTCATTCCCATGAGGCTGGGATGGGcaggagggatgggggaaaggaaaggggcagCCCACAAGCCTGGGAATCACAGGCTGGGGGCTACCCTGGGGACCTGTTGTAAGGGTTTCACTGGCTCGAGGAGGCCCTGGCTGCCAGCCAAGTATTGATCCTGGGCTATTTCCAGCCTCTCTCCATCCCCCTTTGTTGTGTCTGTCGTTCTTCCTCCAGTTACCCTGACCCATGCATTGTCACTCTCCCTCTCGCTCATTCTcccgctctctcgctctctccctccctccctctacctcaCCATGAACACAAGATTCTCTGGAACTCACGGGAAGGTCAGAGATGCAGAAGGGTTCTCACACACAGCCATGTACCACGAGTGCTCACTTAGAGGGCCATTTGAAGAAGCGAAGAGGGGGCAATTCTCACACACCGTGGAGGGGGACCCAATGCATACATCGTAATGAGCAAAGGCCCTTCCCTGGGCATAGGCTCCCCACAAAGTTTTTGACTCTACCAGTACCCACCCCCCAGAACCTGGGCAGCAGCTTCAGCTTCTCatcccctgtgcccctccccagtgtggggACAACCAGTGCGGAAGCAGTGGAAGGCAGGGCCTCTTGGTGGAAACAGGGGCAGCCCTCAGGGCCAGAGGCCTAGTCTGGGGGTGTGCCTGTGTGTCAGTGTGAAGAGTGAGTGGGTGTGCGAGCCTGCGCACAGGTGCCTCCCCTGCATGGGGCATGTTTTAAACAGGTTGTGGCTGGAACCACACTGGCTAAGCCTTCAGCTCAGCTCCTCAGAGCCCCACCAGTTCAGGCTTCTGAGGGAATTCAGTGTAAGAAGTCAGACCAAAGATTCTCAGCTCCTTCTGGGGCATGGTCATCAGCTGGGCCTCTGAAGCCAGAGCAGCCAGGATTGAGCCCTCTGCAGATGGCCAGGCATACCTTCACTCAtagcttctttctctttgcctacCCCCCACCTCAGAAACAGATGCCACACTGCTGAAGAAGCCAGAGAAGCTGTTGGCAGGGTTGGACCGGGGTGGGCCACCATCGGCCCCAGGGGCACCCAGACGAAGAGGCAGTATGCCTGTTCCCTACAAGCACCAGCTGCGGCGTGCCCAAGCTATAGATGAACTTGACTGGCCACCTCAAGCCTCATCCTCTGGCTCCTCTGACTCCTTGGGCTCGGGGGAGGCAGCCCCCACCGAACAAGATGGCATCTTCAAGGTCATGCTGGTAGGGGAGAGCGGCGTCGGCAAGAGCACCCTAGCAGGCACTTTCGGCGGTCTCCAGGGAGATAGTGCTCATGAGCCAGAGAACCCAGGTATTTGGAGGGGAAACCCTGAAAGGGTCAAAGGCACCGGCAGACCCCTAGTCAGGGATGCAAGAGGCATGAGCAGCCCCCAGAGGCCAAAACCTAAGAGAAGTTACTTCAATGCTTTCAGTGGCAACCTCCCTGGAGGGGGTCCCTGGTGCTGGGATCTGAGGCGTCCCTGGTTACCAGGTCTCATGAGTGTTGGGGAGCCTCCTGATGGGCTCTATTCCCTGTCCTTATTTCCCAACAGAGGATACCTATGAAAGACGCATCATGGTGGATAAGGAGGAAGTGACTCTAATTGTTTATGACATCTGGGAACAGGTAAGAACTAAGACAGGGCTGTAAGCAGGCAATGAAACCTAggagacctggggaggggcaaagtctGGCTGAAGGCGGGTGGCTCTGTAGGCCCTGGTTTTAATATGTACTGGACATATGACCTTTCATATGTGTCATCCAGAGAGCAAAGGCCCACATCAATTGTGCATACCATGGCACTGAGAGCCGCTGTCTTTCCAGGATCTTCTGACCCTGAGGAAAGTTAGGATCTGAATTTGACAAACCCTGAAGCTGCAAGCCAGGCTACACACCCTGAAATTGACCCCATCCATACGTGTTTCAGCCTGGAAGAGTCTTACCTGACAGGACAAGAGCTCAGGGCTCTGGAATATCAGGGAAGGGAAATAAGTGAGGATTTATGAATATTTGGACAAAAATGGTTACCACATAGAAATGAGAGGCCAGATTACATACAGCTGAAGAGCATTCATTTTTAAGTTAAGAGCTTAAGCATATGAAAGTAGGATGGGCTACCCTAGCCTAGGACCCTATCTCCCCAATTCTCCCATGCGGGGCTCACATTACAAACTACTTTCTCCTCCACAACACACTCTAGGGATGGAGATTATGCCATTAACTAGCTCTGCTGTCCTAAGCAGGTGGCTTCTCCCTCACATCCAGATTCCTCATCCTTGAGATGTAGGTGGGGAACAGGTTCTCCCATGCCTCCAGCCCTGACATCCCACCACTCTCTGCCCACATGCAGGGGGATGCAGGGGGCTGGCTGCGGGACCACTGCCTTCAGACCGGGGATGCCTTTCTCATCGTCTTCTCAGTCACCGACCGACGAAGCTTCTCCAAAGTTCCAGAGACGCTACTTCGGCTCCGGGCTGAGAGGCCCCACCACGACCTCCCTGTCATCCTTGTTGGAAACAAGAGCGACCTAGCCCGCTCGCGGGAGGTCTCACTGGAGGGTGAGTATCCTGGACCTAATTAACACTTGCAATCTCAGGGGAGATTCCAAGTGACCTCTTCTCCACAAGGCCCTTCTACCCTTCCAGGACAGGCTAAGG
This window harbors:
- the REM2 gene encoding GTP-binding protein REM 2, with the translated sequence MHTDLDTDMDTDTETTALCPSGSHQASPPGTPIPETDATLLKKPEKLLAGLDRGGPPSAPGAPRRRGSMPVPYKHQLRRAQAIDELDWPPQASSSGSSDSLGSGEAAPTEQDGIFKVMLVGESGVGKSTLAGTFGGLQGDSAHEPENPEDTYERRIMVDKEEVTLIVYDIWEQGDAGGWLRDHCLQTGDAFLIVFSVTDRRSFSKVPETLLRLRAERPHHDLPVILVGNKSDLARSREVSLEEGRHLAGTLSCKHIETSAALHHNTRELFEGAVRQIRLRRGRSRAGGPRPEWGSPDGPAPPARRESLTKKAKRFLANLVPRNAKFFKQRSRSCHDLSVL